One genomic region from Glaciimonas sp. PAMC28666 encodes:
- a CDS encoding heavy metal sensor histidine kinase — protein MNLWRTRSLTVRVSFLFALIACAIVTSLGMYLYTSTRQALESRADYSLIGRVAHFRTLLHDLYNVKQMENRPTLFESMLGSEQDVLMFAYPGQAPFIRVNPDNMTPPPMMPVGLNQPLTLATLQRGERADGVRVRWISAEAQVGSDGSKVVIVGAHVMTQESQLLSKYYWQVIGAAAISVLLAALLGFLILKRGFRPLIAMAERAAEVSPTNIAIRLREEDAPQELRRLAASFNAMLDRLSDGYEHLSQFSADLAHEIRTPIGAMMGQTQVTLNKVRNAGEYQQVLESNLEELERLSRIVEDILFLAHADHAGLSVEKTPLVLAVELHKIAEYFEGMAEERDIKLVVDASGELQVNSVMWRRAVSNLAVNAVRYALPGSTVRLSGKPQAQGTCIEVENQGDPIPQEQLDRLFDRFYRGDKSRSEFTESNGLGLAIVRAIMLVHGGSAEVSCSAAGLVRFSLYFPQTPQELKALT, from the coding sequence ATGAATCTCTGGCGTACCCGCTCACTGACTGTACGCGTCTCCTTTCTGTTCGCGCTGATTGCCTGCGCCATCGTTACCAGTCTCGGTATGTACTTGTACACGTCGACCCGGCAGGCGCTGGAATCCCGTGCCGATTATTCGCTGATCGGCAGGGTCGCGCATTTCCGCACGCTGCTGCACGATCTCTACAACGTCAAGCAGATGGAAAATCGGCCGACATTATTTGAGTCCATGCTGGGCAGCGAGCAAGATGTACTGATGTTCGCTTACCCGGGGCAGGCACCGTTCATACGCGTCAATCCGGATAATATGACGCCACCACCGATGATGCCGGTGGGGTTGAATCAGCCCTTAACGTTGGCGACATTGCAAAGAGGAGAGCGCGCCGATGGTGTGCGTGTGCGCTGGATCTCGGCCGAGGCACAAGTGGGGAGTGATGGCTCCAAAGTAGTGATCGTGGGGGCCCATGTGATGACGCAGGAATCGCAACTTCTATCCAAATATTATTGGCAAGTGATCGGTGCCGCTGCAATATCGGTGCTGCTGGCAGCGCTGCTCGGTTTTCTGATACTGAAGCGCGGCTTCCGACCGTTGATTGCGATGGCCGAGCGCGCCGCCGAAGTCAGTCCGACCAATATCGCGATACGCCTGCGCGAAGAAGACGCGCCGCAAGAATTGCGGCGGCTCGCGGCATCTTTCAATGCCATGCTGGACCGACTCTCTGACGGCTATGAACACCTGTCGCAGTTTTCTGCCGACCTCGCGCACGAGATCCGTACCCCCATCGGTGCCATGATGGGACAAACTCAGGTAACGCTGAACAAGGTACGCAATGCCGGTGAATATCAGCAGGTGTTGGAATCCAATCTGGAAGAACTTGAACGCCTCAGCCGTATCGTGGAAGACATCCTGTTCCTGGCGCATGCCGACCATGCAGGTCTCTCGGTCGAAAAAACGCCGTTGGTGCTGGCCGTTGAGTTGCACAAGATCGCCGAGTATTTTGAAGGTATGGCCGAAGAGCGCGACATCAAGCTGGTGGTAGATGCCAGCGGCGAGCTGCAAGTCAATTCGGTGATGTGGCGTCGCGCCGTCAGCAATCTGGCGGTGAACGCAGTGCGCTATGCGCTGCCTGGAAGCACTGTACGATTAAGCGGCAAGCCACAGGCGCAGGGCACCTGTATTGAAGTGGAAAATCAGGGCGATCCGATCCCGCAAGAGCAACTCGACCGCTTGTTCGACCGCTTCTACCGCGGCGATAAGTCGCGCAGTGAATTCACGGAATCAAATGGTTTGGGGTTGGCAATAGTGCGGGCCATCATGTTGGTGCACGGCGGCAGCGCCGAAGTAAGTTGTTCCGCGGCGGGACTGGTCCGGTTCAGCCTGTATTTCCCACAGACGCCCCAGGAATTAAAAGCACTAACCTAA
- a CDS encoding heavy metal response regulator transcription factor, whose product MSILVIEDDPKTGAYLKKGLRESGYAVDLVRNGSDGLHMALENSYDLVVLDVMLPGTDGWTIMSAIRARRDLPVIFLTARDHVNDRIHGLELGADDYLVKPFSFTELLLRIRTLLRRGVMREVHALDFFQVADLQLDLLRRKVTRQGIDIVLTNKEFLLLHLLVKRQDEALSRTIIASEVWDMNFDSDTNVVDVAIKRLRAKIDNPFEQKLIHTVRSIGYMFSENP is encoded by the coding sequence ATGTCTATCCTCGTCATCGAAGACGACCCAAAAACCGGGGCATATCTCAAGAAAGGTCTGCGCGAATCAGGTTATGCGGTCGATCTGGTTCGCAACGGCAGCGACGGTTTGCACATGGCGCTGGAGAATTCCTACGACTTGGTAGTGCTGGACGTCATGTTACCCGGCACCGACGGCTGGACGATCATGAGTGCGATCCGCGCCCGCCGCGATCTGCCGGTCATTTTCCTGACCGCGCGCGACCATGTGAATGACCGCATACACGGTCTAGAGCTAGGTGCCGACGATTATCTGGTCAAGCCGTTTTCGTTTACTGAATTGCTGCTGCGGATTCGCACACTGCTGCGCCGCGGCGTAATGCGGGAGGTGCATGCGCTGGATTTCTTTCAAGTGGCCGATCTGCAGCTTGATCTGTTGCGCCGAAAAGTCACGCGTCAGGGCATCGATATCGTCCTCACCAACAAGGAATTCTTATTACTGCATCTGCTGGTTAAACGTCAGGATGAAGCCTTGTCGCGCACCATCATCGCTTCCGAAGTCTGGGACATGAATTTCGACAGCGACACCAATGTGGTTGACGTCGCCATCAAGCGCTTGCGCGCAAAAATTGACAATCCTTTTGAACAAAAACTGATCCACACGGTGCGTAGTATCGGTTATATGTTTTCTGAAAATCCATGA
- a CDS encoding cytochrome b/b6 domain-containing protein translates to MATADKPHRIIHPLLVRVAHWINAFAIVCMVMSGWAIYNASPLFSFDFPHWATLGGWLGGAIAWHLAAMWLLVVNGLIYIGYGLLAGHFRRHFLPLRLRSLLRDVKDAFTFKLAHTPGIYNAVQRLMYIVVLLLCGLVVASGLSIWKPVQLDSLVDLFGGYDVARRVHFVAMAGIVAFVVIHLALVLIVPSTLLPMLTGRAPRDAGKKLTKQEQQV, encoded by the coding sequence ATGGCGACTGCCGATAAACCTCACCGCATCATTCATCCGTTGCTGGTGCGCGTAGCGCATTGGATCAACGCCTTCGCAATCGTCTGCATGGTAATGAGCGGCTGGGCGATCTACAACGCCTCGCCGCTATTCAGTTTCGATTTTCCGCATTGGGCCACGCTCGGCGGCTGGCTGGGCGGCGCAATCGCCTGGCATCTAGCGGCTATGTGGCTCTTGGTTGTGAATGGCTTGATCTATATTGGCTACGGCCTTCTGGCTGGCCATTTCCGCCGCCATTTTCTGCCGCTGCGTTTGCGCTCTCTGCTGCGTGATGTGAAAGATGCTTTCACTTTTAAGCTGGCGCACACGCCGGGCATCTATAACGCCGTGCAACGCCTGATGTACATCGTCGTCTTGTTGCTTTGTGGGCTGGTGGTAGCGTCCGGTCTGTCGATCTGGAAACCGGTGCAGCTGGATAGTCTGGTCGACCTGTTTGGCGGCTACGACGTTGCGCGCCGCGTGCACTTTGTAGCAATGGCCGGTATCGTCGCCTTCGTGGTGATCCATCTGGCATTAGTGCTGATCGTGCCGAGCACGCTGTTGCCGATGCTGACCGGACGGGCCCCCCGCGATGCGGGTAAGAAACTGACAAAGCAGGAGCAGCAAGTATGA
- a CDS encoding molybdopterin-dependent oxidoreductase → MSEKKPPTPKNSELQPELVQLQRRLFLRSGLSLGALSLLSGCNLQDGDQVDKVLWAMSRWNDRVQSLIFRPNHLAPTYPASMITKPFPFNAFYDAESAPEIDGATYTLEVSGLVRDKRSWTLAQLRALPQASQITRHICIEGWSAIGQWGGVPFRTFLAHIGADTTAKYVGFKCADRYYSSIDMATALHPQTLLALDFGTSPLPTEYGYPLKLRVPTKLGFKNPKHIAAIFVTNENPGGYWEDQGYNWFSGS, encoded by the coding sequence ATGAGCGAGAAGAAACCCCCAACGCCGAAAAACAGTGAACTACAACCAGAACTTGTGCAACTGCAGCGCCGTCTGTTCCTGCGCTCGGGGCTGTCATTGGGTGCGTTGTCGCTGCTGAGCGGCTGCAATCTGCAGGACGGTGATCAGGTCGACAAGGTATTGTGGGCAATGTCACGCTGGAATGATCGTGTGCAAAGCTTGATATTTCGCCCCAATCATCTGGCGCCGACCTATCCGGCCAGCATGATCACCAAACCATTTCCATTCAACGCCTTTTATGACGCAGAATCGGCACCGGAAATCGACGGTGCGACCTATACACTGGAAGTCTCAGGGTTGGTGCGTGATAAGCGTAGCTGGACCCTGGCGCAATTAAGGGCCTTGCCACAGGCATCACAGATCACGCGCCATATCTGCATCGAGGGATGGAGCGCCATCGGTCAGTGGGGAGGCGTGCCGTTTCGCACTTTCCTGGCGCATATCGGCGCTGATACGACGGCAAAGTATGTCGGCTTCAAATGCGCTGACCGCTACTACTCCAGCATCGATATGGCAACCGCGCTGCATCCGCAAACTCTGCTGGCATTAGATTTCGGCACTTCGCCGTTACCAACCGAGTATGGCTATCCGTTGAAACTACGGGTGCCGACCAAGCTCGGCTTTAAGAATCCCAAGCACATTGCAGCGATCTTCGTCACCAATGAAAATCCCGGTGGGTATTGGGAAGATCAGGGGTATAACTGGTTCAGTGGTTCTTAG
- the yghU gene encoding glutathione-dependent disulfide-bond oxidoreductase, which yields MSSVNSFTPPKVWSWDQESGGKFASINRPVAGPTHDKDLPVGQHPLQLYSLATPNGVKVTIMLEELLALGHSGAEYDAWLIRINDGDQFGSGFVGANPNSKIPALVDLSGETPVRVFESGAILQYLAEKFGAFLPDSGAARAECLSWLFWQMGSAPFLGGGFGHFYAYAPEKFEYPINRYAMEVKRQLDVLDRQLSEHHFVAGDDYTIADMAVWPWYGALVKGQLYEAGEFLSVHEYKHVLRWADEIALRPAVVRGRQVNRAWGEPSGQLLERHDASDFDLKTQDKLASSS from the coding sequence ATGAGCAGCGTAAATTCGTTCACCCCACCCAAGGTCTGGTCCTGGGATCAAGAAAGCGGCGGCAAGTTTGCCAGCATCAACCGGCCAGTTGCCGGTCCCACGCATGATAAGGATCTGCCGGTGGGGCAACACCCGTTGCAGCTTTATTCGCTCGCCACACCCAATGGCGTCAAGGTGACGATCATGCTTGAAGAGTTGCTGGCGTTGGGCCACAGCGGTGCCGAGTACGACGCGTGGCTGATTCGTATCAACGATGGCGATCAGTTCGGGAGTGGATTTGTTGGGGCCAACCCCAATTCGAAGATCCCGGCGCTGGTGGATCTTAGTGGCGAAACACCGGTGCGCGTGTTCGAGTCCGGCGCTATTCTGCAATATCTGGCTGAGAAGTTTGGAGCCTTCCTGCCCGACAGTGGCGCGGCGCGTGCCGAATGCTTGTCCTGGCTATTCTGGCAGATGGGCAGTGCGCCTTTTTTGGGCGGAGGCTTTGGCCATTTCTATGCCTATGCACCGGAGAAGTTCGAGTACCCAATCAACCGCTACGCGATGGAGGTCAAGCGCCAGCTTGATGTGTTGGACCGCCAGCTATCAGAGCACCACTTCGTTGCGGGCGACGACTATACTATCGCTGATATGGCGGTATGGCCCTGGTACGGCGCGCTGGTCAAAGGCCAGCTTTACGAGGCAGGGGAGTTCCTCAGCGTGCATGAGTACAAGCATGTGTTGCGCTGGGCCGACGAGATTGCTTTGCGTCCAGCCGTGGTGCGCGGACGCCAGGTTAACCGTGCATGGGGCGAACCATCCGGCCAATTGCTTGAGCGTCACGACGCTAGCGATTTCGACTTAAAGACGCAAGACAAGCTGGCCTCTTCCTCCTAG
- a CDS encoding LysR family transcriptional regulator, translated as MKFDTKTVRLVLAIAEEGSISRASDKLSLAVAAASRRVSDLEQQLGAKLFNRVPHGVEITESGIKLLQYIRQIDNLIDRLEGDAKALNNGLDGRIIIGSPKAVIIQFLAREISTIQRKFPAISLKIVEENSKIVQQLLRDKVIDIGIYEKRSGFLDLPKLPYHEDRLVLVYSRAYFKFPDGQLGIDDFLDLPVVSLGKGSAVLAAVQHAYRSRGRLFPNNFTVSGFDTMLALVRNGLGVGLMPPEVLRSFHPEESLVAAELSGDWHQRSYVLSCVEGHAQQQTLHNVVAELLRKMT; from the coding sequence GTGAAATTCGACACAAAGACGGTCAGACTAGTGTTGGCCATCGCAGAAGAGGGCAGCATTTCCCGCGCATCGGACAAACTTAGTCTGGCAGTGGCGGCTGCGTCCCGGCGCGTATCGGACCTGGAACAGCAACTCGGCGCCAAACTGTTCAATCGGGTGCCTCACGGCGTCGAGATTACTGAGTCCGGTATCAAACTGCTGCAATACATACGGCAGATCGATAACCTCATCGACCGCCTCGAAGGCGACGCCAAGGCACTCAACAATGGCCTCGACGGCCGCATTATCATCGGTTCGCCCAAAGCAGTCATCATCCAGTTCCTCGCCCGCGAAATTTCAACGATCCAGCGCAAGTTCCCCGCGATCTCCCTGAAAATCGTTGAGGAGAATAGCAAGATTGTGCAACAACTGCTACGCGACAAAGTAATCGACATAGGCATCTATGAGAAGCGGAGCGGCTTTTTAGACCTGCCGAAGTTGCCCTACCATGAAGACCGGCTGGTGCTGGTCTACAGCCGCGCGTATTTCAAGTTTCCCGACGGCCAGCTCGGGATCGACGACTTTCTCGATCTTCCCGTCGTCAGCCTTGGCAAGGGCTCTGCGGTCCTGGCTGCGGTGCAGCACGCGTACCGCAGTCGCGGACGACTGTTCCCCAACAATTTTACCGTCAGCGGTTTCGACACCATGCTAGCCCTGGTCCGCAACGGTCTGGGCGTCGGCCTCATGCCGCCCGAGGTCCTGCGCAGTTTTCATCCCGAAGAATCGCTGGTTGCAGCCGAGCTAAGCGGCGACTGGCATCAACGTAGCTACGTCCTTTCGTGCGTGGAAGGTCATGCTCAACAACAAACCTTGCATAACGTCGTGGCCGAACTACTTCGCAAAATGACATAA
- a CDS encoding CaiB/BaiF CoA-transferase family protein produces the protein MTQSKHLPLQGIRVLDVSQVMAGPFACMLLADLGADVIKVEPPEGDQTRGAMGFKMKGPDSMGFLNMNRNKRSLTLDLKSEEGREFFYKLVKTADVIVENYRPGVVQRLKIDYETIKKINPKIVYASISGFGQSGPWASRPGFDLMAQAMSGVMSVTGYKGEKPVKAGVPVADIGCALFAVYGLLSAYIGAQKSGEGQHIDASLFDSVMAFSIWDMSEYWGTGVPPAPLGTSNKMSAPYQAVKARDGYFVMGATNQKLWTKLCNLLQRPELIRHPDYASVSLRLKNREALIEALEQEFAKRDSDAWVDAMLADGIPAGPILTYPEAFESEHAKHRQMCMEIDHPNEGKVKNIGFAVKMLGTPQTVRRHPPLLGEHNEEIFAEINGVSP, from the coding sequence ATGACACAATCTAAACACCTACCGCTGCAGGGTATCCGCGTACTGGACGTCAGTCAGGTCATGGCAGGGCCGTTCGCCTGCATGCTGCTGGCAGACCTGGGCGCTGACGTGATCAAGGTGGAACCCCCAGAAGGCGACCAGACCCGCGGTGCAATGGGCTTCAAGATGAAGGGACCCGACAGCATGGGATTCCTGAACATGAACCGCAACAAGCGCTCCCTGACGCTAGACCTCAAGAGCGAGGAGGGACGCGAGTTCTTCTACAAACTGGTTAAAACCGCCGACGTGATCGTGGAAAACTATCGCCCAGGTGTCGTGCAACGTTTGAAAATTGACTACGAGACCATCAAGAAAATTAATCCGAAGATCGTGTACGCCAGTATTTCCGGCTTCGGCCAAAGCGGACCCTGGGCCTCGCGGCCGGGCTTCGATCTGATGGCGCAAGCGATGTCCGGCGTCATGAGCGTAACCGGCTATAAGGGTGAAAAGCCAGTTAAGGCTGGCGTGCCGGTCGCCGACATCGGCTGCGCGCTGTTCGCGGTGTACGGCTTGCTTTCTGCCTACATCGGCGCCCAAAAATCGGGGGAAGGACAGCACATCGACGCCTCACTGTTCGATTCTGTGATGGCCTTTTCGATTTGGGATATGTCGGAATACTGGGGCACCGGCGTGCCGCCCGCGCCGCTTGGCACCAGCAATAAAATGAGCGCGCCATATCAGGCCGTCAAAGCACGCGACGGCTACTTTGTGATGGGTGCGACCAATCAGAAACTGTGGACCAAGTTGTGCAATCTGCTGCAACGCCCGGAGCTTATCAGGCACCCTGACTATGCAAGCGTATCGCTGCGTCTGAAAAATCGCGAGGCGCTGATCGAAGCGTTGGAGCAGGAGTTTGCCAAGCGGGACAGTGACGCGTGGGTCGATGCCATGCTCGCCGATGGCATTCCGGCCGGGCCGATCCTGACGTATCCAGAGGCATTCGAAAGCGAGCACGCCAAGCATCGCCAGATGTGCATGGAAATCGACCACCCCAACGAAGGCAAGGTCAAAAACATCGGCTTTGCGGTCAAGATGCTGGGTACGCCACAGACGGTGCGCCGTCACCCGCCGCTATTAGGCGAGCACAACGAAGAGATTTTTGCCGAAATCAACGGGGTCTCTCCATGA
- a CDS encoding enoyl-CoA hydratase has product MNESVRLTVHSSGAAEIVIDRPERHNAMTIPMYESLLTLIAQCGQNPAVRCILFRGAGGKSFISGTDIAYFKDFRNGRDGVAYEDLVERVINAVERIAVPTIAVIDGWAVGGGLALATACDFRLCSDASRFGAPIAKTLSNTLSSRNIARLLAAFGVPRVKKMLMLADYIAAPEAFACGYAYEICAQAALDQAAHALAQRLIALSPVTQEAVKESLRRIVVEQNLDDEDLIEKVYGSVRFRDAVTAFTSGLTK; this is encoded by the coding sequence ATGAACGAATCAGTCAGACTGACCGTGCATTCGTCGGGCGCGGCCGAGATCGTCATTGACCGCCCCGAACGCCACAATGCGATGACCATTCCCATGTATGAATCACTGCTGACGCTAATCGCACAATGCGGGCAGAATCCAGCCGTGCGCTGCATTCTGTTTCGTGGCGCCGGCGGCAAGTCGTTCATCTCGGGCACGGACATCGCGTACTTCAAGGATTTCCGCAATGGACGCGATGGGGTAGCCTACGAAGATTTGGTCGAGCGTGTCATTAACGCGGTTGAACGGATTGCAGTCCCGACCATTGCCGTTATTGACGGATGGGCTGTGGGCGGCGGCCTGGCGCTGGCGACGGCATGCGATTTCCGACTCTGCAGCGATGCTTCGCGCTTCGGCGCCCCAATTGCCAAGACACTCTCCAATACCCTATCGTCGCGCAACATCGCACGCCTGCTAGCGGCATTCGGCGTACCCAGGGTTAAGAAGATGTTGATGCTTGCCGACTACATTGCAGCGCCGGAAGCGTTTGCGTGCGGCTATGCCTACGAAATATGCGCACAGGCCGCGCTGGATCAGGCAGCCCATGCGTTGGCGCAGCGGTTGATCGCGCTCTCGCCCGTAACCCAAGAAGCGGTGAAAGAAAGTCTGCGTCGGATCGTCGTTGAGCAAAATCTCGATGATGAAGATCTGATCGAAAAAGTATATGGCAGCGTCCGCTTCAGGGATGCTGTGACCGCTTTCACATCGGGCCTGACCAAGTAA
- a CDS encoding MFS transporter, producing MKRFRLKATTTVLLMLCLMYFITYIDRVNVSTAASQFKSELGLNNTELGFIFSAFAYPYVVFQFIGGWISDRFGAKRTLIFCSFIWAAATVLTGLAGGFVSLVAARLLLGLGEGATFPAATSAMASWVPKDRRGFAQGITHSAARLGNAVAPILVLSMMTAFDWRFSFYLLGALSFGWLVLWAVTYTEMPADHPRIMAAEISSLPPPRIRPVQVPGTWLRLYRRLLPVSGVYFCYNWILWLMLGWMPLYFMHTFHLNIKEAVVFTSGVFVAGVFGDLAGGMLSDRLLRRTGNLKLARSYLVAFCMSMTALSLLPVLLMHDPVYSLIFLAAAMFFNEMNVGPMWAIPMDVAYDRSGTASGIMSGNGVTAAIISPVIAGYLVDRLGNWDLTFQLSIVVMVCGVLLTFFMKPDVPFVTELKESSPTAPVALQV from the coding sequence ATGAAAAGATTCCGCCTCAAGGCAACCACCACCGTGCTTCTAATGTTGTGCCTGATGTATTTCATCACCTACATCGATCGGGTCAACGTGAGCACTGCCGCAAGCCAGTTCAAGTCCGAACTTGGGCTGAACAACACCGAACTGGGCTTTATTTTCTCGGCTTTCGCTTACCCGTACGTGGTGTTCCAGTTTATTGGCGGTTGGATCAGCGATCGCTTCGGCGCCAAGCGCACGCTCATCTTCTGCTCCTTCATTTGGGCGGCAGCAACCGTGCTCACCGGCCTGGCCGGCGGCTTCGTCTCACTGGTGGCGGCACGCTTGCTGCTGGGCTTGGGTGAGGGTGCCACTTTTCCCGCGGCGACCAGCGCGATGGCATCGTGGGTGCCCAAGGACAGACGCGGCTTTGCGCAAGGGATTACACACTCTGCGGCTCGTCTCGGCAACGCCGTGGCACCGATACTGGTGTTATCCATGATGACTGCGTTTGACTGGCGCTTTTCGTTTTATCTATTGGGTGCGCTGAGTTTTGGCTGGCTGGTACTGTGGGCGGTCACGTATACCGAAATGCCGGCGGATCACCCGCGCATCATGGCTGCCGAAATCAGTAGCCTACCGCCTCCCCGAATTCGTCCGGTACAAGTACCCGGAACCTGGCTACGTCTGTATCGCCGCTTGCTGCCGGTCTCGGGTGTTTATTTCTGTTACAACTGGATTCTCTGGTTGATGCTAGGTTGGATGCCGCTGTATTTCATGCATACCTTTCATCTGAACATCAAAGAAGCTGTCGTGTTCACCTCGGGCGTGTTCGTCGCCGGCGTATTTGGCGACCTGGCCGGCGGAATGCTGAGTGACCGACTGCTGCGCCGCACTGGCAATCTGAAACTGGCGCGCAGCTATCTGGTGGCGTTCTGCATGAGTATGACTGCCTTATCGCTGCTACCGGTTCTGCTGATGCACGATCCGGTGTATTCGCTCATCTTTCTCGCTGCGGCAATGTTCTTCAATGAAATGAACGTCGGTCCGATGTGGGCGATTCCGATGGATGTGGCCTACGACCGCTCGGGCACGGCCAGTGGCATCATGAGTGGCAATGGCGTGACTGCGGCCATCATCAGCCCGGTTATCGCCGGCTACCTGGTCGATCGCCTGGGTAATTGGGATTTGACCTTCCAGCTGTCTATCGTTGTAATGGTATGCGGGGTACTGCTGACTTTCTTCATGAAACCGGATGTGCCATTCGTGACTGAGTTGAAAGAATCGAGCCCGACTGCCCCGGTTGCTTTACAAGTTTAG